The following are encoded together in the Parabacteroides chongii genome:
- a CDS encoding GAF domain-containing sensor histidine kinase, which translates to MPLFRKNEQPKQPNLEQLLSEFNQSLTLIVDKQLLIGNIAAKVKQICPVESIYIFLLDENTGNYKQQNETRNKPVTLIKRSRLISWLSVNEKHLTVSEHPDIIAYFPPEEQETLRQLDAELIFPLKVMNQINGTIFIGKKTDGTAFTPQELKLLSILINQATFAIEHASLYEIQTERLKKMYRTDRLATLGELAAGAAHEIRNPLTAIRSTIQYLSKDFNADPTKKEMMEELISEVERINKIVQGLLSFARPSELNTSEVNIEQLINQTLLLVTNTLRKQNVEVEFEYFTDNTTIQADTEQLKQVFLNIILNAVEAMGKNTPDRSRTLIISIEKGAAINTHSRYLIVSFEDSGKGIDQKDIENVFNPFFTTKEEGTGLGLAICYGIVKRHEGEIEVKSTPGKGTCINIKLPQRI; encoded by the coding sequence ATGCCACTATTCAGAAAGAACGAACAGCCCAAGCAACCGAATCTGGAACAACTGCTTTCGGAGTTCAATCAGTCGCTTACGCTGATTGTCGACAAGCAATTACTTATCGGCAACATCGCCGCCAAAGTAAAACAAATATGTCCTGTCGAAAGTATTTATATTTTCCTGCTGGATGAGAACACGGGGAATTACAAACAGCAGAACGAAACCCGAAACAAACCGGTGACGCTGATCAAACGGAGCCGCCTGATCAGCTGGCTGTCGGTAAACGAAAAGCATCTGACGGTATCCGAACATCCGGATATCATCGCTTACTTTCCTCCGGAAGAACAGGAAACATTACGGCAACTGGATGCGGAACTGATCTTCCCGCTAAAGGTGATGAACCAGATAAACGGAACGATCTTTATCGGAAAGAAAACCGACGGAACCGCTTTCACTCCGCAGGAACTGAAACTGCTCTCCATCCTGATCAACCAGGCTACTTTTGCCATCGAACATGCTTCGCTCTACGAGATACAGACCGAACGTCTGAAGAAGATGTACCGCACAGACCGCCTGGCTACGTTGGGTGAGCTGGCAGCCGGTGCCGCCCACGAGATACGGAATCCGCTGACTGCCATTCGCAGTACGATCCAGTATCTGAGCAAAGACTTCAATGCCGATCCGACAAAAAAGGAGATGATGGAGGAACTGATCTCGGAAGTGGAACGTATCAATAAGATCGTACAGGGCTTGCTGTCGTTCGCCCGCCCCTCGGAGCTGAATACGTCGGAGGTAAACATCGAGCAACTGATCAACCAGACGCTCCTGCTGGTGACAAACACGCTACGCAAACAGAATGTCGAAGTGGAGTTCGAATACTTCACCGACAATACAACGATACAGGCCGATACGGAGCAACTGAAGCAGGTCTTCCTGAACATTATTCTAAATGCCGTCGAAGCCATGGGTAAAAATACTCCCGATCGCTCGCGTACATTAATAATAAGTATAGAAAAGGGAGCTGCCATCAATACGCATTCCCGTTATCTGATCGTCTCATTCGAAGATTCCGGAAAAGGGATCGACCAGAAAGACATCGAGAATGTATTCAATCCTTTCTTCACGACAAAAGAGGAAGG